One genomic segment of Mauremys mutica isolate MM-2020 ecotype Southern chromosome 10, ASM2049712v1, whole genome shotgun sequence includes these proteins:
- the CDK5R2 gene encoding cyclin-dependent kinase 5 activator 2 produces MGTVLSLSPPAASGKGGGGPLAQEAAPARAHGKGESRLKRPGVLISALTWKRLVAASAKKKKSAKKVTPKPGSGGGQPDPLVQQRNRENLRKSLGAQQEAGAPGTKPGPLAVPVPTVPAAPPELQSGGVKPPPPPPPPPPPSRAPGSPRRVIVQASTGELLRCLGDFVCRRCYRLKELSPGELIAWFRSVDRALLLQGWQDQGFITPANLVFVYLLCREALRGEEIGSQGELQAAFLTCLYLAYSYMGNEISYPLKPFLVEGDKERFWERCLALIQRLSAKMLQINSDPHYFTQVFQDLKSEGEAGGRRDSGAKHWTISLDR; encoded by the coding sequence ATGGGCACggtgctgtccctctccccccccgccgcctcgggcaagggcggcggggggcccctggcGCAGGAGGCTGCCCCGGCCAGGGCGCACGGGAAAGGCGAGAGCCGGCTCAAGCGGCCCGGGGTGCTGATCTCCGCCCTCACCTGGAAGCGCCTGGTGGCCGCCTCGGCCAAGAAGAAGAAAAGCGCCAAGAAGGTGACCCCCAAGCCGGGCAGCGGGGGGGGCCAGCCCGACCCGCTGGTGCAGCAGCGCAACCGCGAGAACCTGCGCAAGTCCCTGGGGGCGCAGCAGGAGGCGGGCGCGCCCGGCACCAAGCCGGGGCCCCTGGCCGTGCCGGTGCCCACGGTGCCCGCCGCCCCGCCGGAGCTGCAGTCGGGCGGGGTCAAGCCACCgccgcccccgccgccgccgccgccccccagcCGCGCCCCGGGCTCCCCGCGCCGGGTCATCGTCCAGGCCTCCACCGGGGAGCTGCTGCGCTGCCTGGGGGACTTCGTGTGCCGCCGCTGCTACCGCCTGAAAGAGCTGAGCCCCGGCGAGCTCATCGCCTGGTTCCGCAGCGTGGACCgggcgctgctgctgcagggctggcaggACCAGGGCTTCATCACCCCGGCCAACCTGGTGTTCGTGTACCTGCTGTGCCGCGAGGCGCTGCGGGGCGAGGAGATCGGCAGCCAGGGCGAGCTGCAGGCCGCCTTCCTCACCTGCCTCTACCTGGCCTACTCCTACATGGGCAACGAGATCTCCTACCCGCTCAAGCCCTTCCTGGTGGAAGGCGACAAGGAGCGGTTCTGGGAGCGCTGCCTGGCCCTCATCCAGCGCCTCAGCGCCAAGATGCTGCAGATCAACTCGGACCCGCATTACTTCACCCAGGTCTTCCAGGACCTCAAGAGCGAGGGGGAGGCCGGCGGCAGGAGGGACTCGGGCGCCAAGCACTGGACTATCAGCCTGGACCGCTAG